A portion of the Gammaproteobacteria bacterium genome contains these proteins:
- the pyrC gene encoding dihydroorotase has protein sequence MELNLIKPDDMHLHLRDGAAMRSVLPHTAAQFGRAIVMPNLKPPVTTVESALGYRDRILAALPEGSDFTPLMTLYLTDSTQVSEIHKVADSEHIQALKLYPAGATTNSAAGVTNIENTFAVLEAMSDAGIPLLIHGEALVDEDGHEVDVFDREKVFIDKTLIPLHRRFPDLRIVLEHITTRDAVQFVNSATANVVATITPQHLMHDRNAIFQGGIRPHFYCLPILKRKLHQEALVEAATSDNKNFFLGTDSAPHSRSNKENACGCAGIYSAHAALEFYAEVFEQANALDKLEAFASIHGAEFYGLEQNAEYITMRKEPWHVPESYDFGGELIIPFHASNTLQWKVVHA, from the coding sequence ATGGAACTGAATCTGATCAAACCCGACGATATGCATTTGCATTTGCGTGATGGCGCCGCCATGCGGTCGGTCTTACCGCATACCGCGGCTCAATTCGGGCGAGCGATCGTGATGCCCAACCTCAAGCCTCCGGTGACCACGGTGGAATCGGCGTTAGGCTACCGGGATCGCATTCTTGCCGCCTTACCCGAGGGCAGTGATTTTACGCCCTTGATGACCTTGTATTTAACCGACAGCACCCAGGTCAGCGAAATACACAAAGTGGCCGATTCGGAACACATTCAGGCTTTAAAGCTCTACCCGGCCGGTGCCACAACCAACTCGGCGGCGGGTGTGACCAATATTGAAAACACCTTTGCGGTACTGGAAGCCATGTCGGACGCCGGCATCCCCTTACTGATCCATGGCGAGGCACTGGTGGATGAGGACGGTCACGAAGTGGATGTATTTGATCGCGAAAAAGTGTTTATTGATAAAACCCTGATCCCGCTGCACCGTCGTTTTCCAGATCTACGCATCGTTTTGGAACACATCACCACCCGTGACGCTGTGCAGTTTGTTAATTCGGCTACCGCCAATGTGGTTGCTACCATCACCCCACAACATTTGATGCACGACCGTAACGCCATTTTTCAGGGTGGCATCCGACCGCATTTTTATTGCTTACCAATCCTGAAACGCAAATTGCATCAGGAAGCACTGGTGGAAGCCGCTACCTCGGATAACAAAAACTTTTTCCTGGGTACCGATAGCGCCCCACACTCCCGCAGCAATAAAGAAAATGCCTGTGGCTGTGCTGGCATTTATTCAGCCCACGCGGCTTTGGAGTTTTACGCCGAAGTATTTGAACAAGCCAATGCCCTGGACAAACTCGAAGCCTTTGCGAGCATTCATGGCGCGGAATTTTACGGCCTCGAGCAGAACGCCGAATACATTACCATGCGTAAAGAGCCCTGGCATGTGCCGGAATCCTACGACTTTGGTGGCGAGCTCATAATCCCCTTCCATGCAAGTAATACTTTGCAATGGAAAGTCGTGCATGCTTGA